GCCGTCGGATCGCCCCGGCGGCCGGGAGATCCTCGCCCTGCTCGAAGCGCGCCGCTCGACGGATCCGGGGCTCGTCCGGGCGGAAGCTCCGGCGCGGCCCCCGTTCGTGGGCCGCCAGCGCCAGCTCGGCATCCTGCACGCGGGGTTCGAGCGCGTGCGCGAAGGGCGCCCGACGGCGATCTTCGTCCACGGCCGGTCGGGCGCCGGAAAGAGCTATCTCGTCCAGGAGTTCCTCGATGCGATCCAGGAGCATGACGGCGCGCTGACTCTCCGCGGCCGCTGTTACGAGGCGGAATGGGTGCCCTACAAGGGGATCGACAGCCTCGTCGACGACCTGAGCCAGTTCCTCGAAGGGCTTCCGAAGTCCGAGGTCGCCGCCGTCCTCCCGCGGGACGTGCGGGCGCTCGTGCGCATCTTTCCCGTGCTTCGCCGGATCGAGGCGATCGAGGAAGCTCCCGGACGCGAGGCGGAGATCCCGAACCAGCAGGAGCTCCGCCGGCGCGCGTTCCGGGCGTTGAAGGAGCTTTTGGCGCGCCTCGGGGACCGTCGCCCGCTGGTGCTCGCGATCGACGATCTCCAGTGGGGAGATCTCGACAGCGCCGCGCTTCTCGGCGAGCTCCTCCGCCCGCCGGATCCGCCGATCCTGCTCCTCCTCGGCATCTACCGGAGCGAGTACGCGGAGGCGAGCCCGAGCCTGCAGCGTCTCCTCGCGGGCCCTCCCGAAGGGACGGCGGACGTGGCGCGCCGCACCCTCGAGGTCGACCCGCTCACGGAGGAAGAGGCGCGGGCGCTCGCACTCGAGATGCTCGGCGAGGACACCCCGCGCCAGCACCGCCTCGCCGAGGAGATCGCCCGGGAGTCGGGCGGCATCCCGTATTTCGTGCACGAGCTGGTGCAGTACGTCCGCGAGGGAGCCGAGCTCGTCCGACCCGGCGCCGCCGAGCCATCGATCTCGCTCGAAGAGGTCCTGCGCCGGCGTCTCGACGCGCTTCCGGGAGAAACGCGCCGGCTCCTCGAGATCATCTCGGTCTCGGGACGGCCGCTCCGCCAGGGGGACGCCTATCGCGCGGCGGCCATGCCGTCGGCCGACGTCGGGGCGCTCACGTTTCTGCGGAAGGGGCACATGGTCCGGAGCACGGGTCCCTCCGATCGCGACAGCGTCGAGACGTATCACGACCGGATCCGGGAGGCGGTCGTCGCCCAGCTCGCGCCTTCCGAGCGCTCGGAGCGCCATCGGACCCTCGCCGTCGCCCTGGAGAGCGCGGGCGGCTACGATCCCGAGACGCTCGCCATCCACCTCGCGGAGGCGGGGGAACGCGAACGCGCGGGCGCGTACTACGCGCAGGCCGCCGCCGCGGCGGCCGAGACCCTCGCCTTCGAGCGCGCCGCGAACCTCTATCGCCTGTCTCTCTCCCTGCGGCCGGCCGCGGGCGAGGAAGGGCGAAAGCTCCGAACGGCCCTCGGCGACGCCCTCGCCAATGCCGGCCGCGGCGCGGAAGCCGCGGGCGTGTACCGCGAGGCGGAGGCCCAGGCCGGCCCGGCCGACGCGCTCGAGCTGCTCCGGCGCGCGGCCTACCAGTACTGCGTCAGCGGGCACGTCCGCGAGGGCCGCGCGGCGATGCGCGAGCTCCTCGGCCGCATGGGAATGACGCTTCCCGAGAAGCCCGGCGCGGTCCTCGTCTCTCTTCTGGCGCGCCGCGCGCGCCTGCGCCTGCGCGGACTCTCGTTTCGGGAGCGGGACGAGCGTGCGATCCCTCCCGAAGTCCTGCGCGAGAGCGACGTGACCTGGTCCGCCTCGGCGGGCCTGTCGATGATCGACATCATCGCCGGCGCGTCGTTCCAGACGCGCAACCTGATTCTCGCGCTGCGCGCCGGAGAGCCCGCGCGGATCGCGCGCGCTCTGGCGTGGGAGGCGGCGCACAGCTCCAACGACGGGAGCCCGGGGTGGAAGCGCACCCGGAAGCTCCTCGACGCGGCGGACGGCCTCGCGCGCCGGGTCGGGAACCCGCATCCGATCGCCATGGCCACGATGGCGCGGGGCGTGGCGGAGTTCACGATGGGCCGATGGGCGGCCGCCGTGCCGCTCCTGGGAGAGGCGGAGTCGATCCTTCGCGACCGGTGCACGGGCGTGACGTGGGAGCTCGACACCGCGCACACCTTCTCCCTGTGGGCCCTCGTCTACCAGGGCAAGTTCGCCGAAATGAGCGGGCGCGCGGCGCAGCTGGCGCGCGAAGCCGAGGAGCGCGGCGACCTCTACGTTCAGACGAACCTCGGCACGTTCATGCAGCCCCACGCGCGGCTGGCGGCCGACGATCCCGAGGGGGCACGGGCGGCGGTGCGACGTTCTCTCGAGATGTGGTCGGCGGAGGGCTTTCATCTCCAGGACCTGACCGCTCTCATGAGCGACACGCTGATCGACCTCTACGAAGGCCGTGGCGGCGCCGCGTGGAATCGCATCTCGGGGCAGTGGGTCGCGGTGAAGCGTTCGCAGATGCTCCGGATCCAGGTGTTGAGGATCGTGCTCCGCCATTTTCGCGGGCGGAGCGCGCTCGCGGCGGCGCTCGCGGCGGCCGATCCTCGTCCGTCGATCCGGGCCGCGCTGTCCGACGCGCGCCGGATCGCCCGCGAAGGGATTCCGTGGGCGGCGCCCATGGCGGCGTCGCTCCGCGCCGGAGCGGCGGCGCTCGCGGGGGATCGTGTTTCCGCGGCCGCGCTTCTCTCGGCCGCAGCGGCGGGGTTCGACGAGGCGGGCATGCTGAGCTACGCGTCCGCCGCGCGCCGGCGGCTCGGCGAGATCGAAAAAGGCGAAGAGGGCGCGCGAATGGTCGAGCGGGCGGACGGCGAGCTCCGCGCGCAGGGCGTCGAGAACCCCGCGAAGATGACGCGCATGCACGTCACGGGGTTTCCGGATTGAGCGGGACCGCCGTCGGGGCCGTCGGCACGTACCGCAGCGACTGCGCGGTCGTGGGTTTTCCTCTCGACGACGTCCGCGCGATGCTGCCGCGGGGCGTCACACTCGGGCCCCAGACGCTCGCGCCCCGCGGAGAACATCCGCTGCTCTTCATGTTCGGCCGCCACAGCGGCGTGCATCCGGCGATCCTTCCGATCCGGGGCGGGTCGTACCACGAAATGATCACGGCGGTGCCGTTCCTGGATTACACGCGCGCCGCCCAACGGCGGGCGAAGGACTCGTACCGGGGCGAATACTCCTTCATGCCGCGCCTCTATCTCGACGACTGGATCTTCGTGATGCTCGGATGGGTCTACGGCTACGACAAGGTGCGCGCGCGCATCGACGAGACGGCGGGCGAGTACCGCGTGGCTTCGCTGCTCTCCGGGCGGCCGATCGTTTCCGGCCGCTTCGACCCGCGGGGAAAGCCGGGGCCGGTTTCCGACTTCCCGAACTTCGCCGCGGTGGCTCCGGCGTTTTGCCAGCCGTTTCTCGGGAAGCTCTTCTTCGGACCGATCCTCTGCTCGATCATGACCTTCGAGCTGGAGAAGGCGATCCTCCGGCCGATCGAGGCACGGATCGACGTCGAAGACGCGTATCTCCCGGGAATGCCGGCGAAGGACTTCCGGGTGCCCGGGATCGACGCTTCGCCGCTCGGCGCCTTCCACATCGAGGTTCCCTGGACGCTTTCGTATCCGATGGCCTGTTCGTGCCTCCCGGCCGCCGGAAGTGAGAGGACATGAAGAAGATCGCGATTCTCGGCGGCGGTCTCGGCGCGATGACCGCGGCTTACGGCCTGACCTCCCGTCCGGGCTGGCGGGACGATTTCGAGATCACCGTCTACCAGATGGGATGGCGGCTGGGCGGCAAGGGCGCGAGCGGCCGAAACGCGGCGCACGGGGAACGGATCGAGGAGCACGGGCTGCACATCTGGATGGGCTTTTACGAGAACGCCTTCCGGACGATGCGCGCGTGCTACGAGGAGCTCGGGCGGCCGAAGGGCGCGCCGCTCGCGACCGTCGACGAAGCCTTCCGGCCTCACAGCCTCGCGATGCTGTGCGAGTTCGTCGGCGGCCGCTGGGTCGAGTGGCCGATCGAAATGCCGGTCAACGGCGGGGTGCCGGGAGAGGGCGGCGCGCTTCCCACGGCATGGGAGTACGTCGAGATGCTCCTCCGGTGGCTCGTCCAGTCGCTCGTCGGGCCGCGGCACGAG
This sequence is a window from Thermoanaerobaculia bacterium. Protein-coding genes within it:
- a CDS encoding AAA family ATPase encodes the protein MSEAGPPAFSGGGRFEIVRRIGAGGMGVVYEAIDNERRTRVALKSLPHVEAEALLRFKQEFRNLTDVTHPNLAALYELFSTGEEWFFSMELVEGVDFLAHLGRRNEGDVETTDRVVPPSEISRTPTQAFFAGVPEEKAPPARSKGSASPLPAAQVPLLRDALRQLVEGLTALHDAGKMHRDIKPSNVLVARDGRVVILDFGLTSGLQDERDRPENRAFISGTAGYMAPEQSAGRPLTAACDWYAVGAMLYEALTGRLPHRGTVREVLLAKQVRDPPPPSEIVAGIPGDLDDLCRRLLRLEPSDRPGGREILALLEARRSTDPGLVRAEAPARPPFVGRQRQLGILHAGFERVREGRPTAIFVHGRSGAGKSYLVQEFLDAIQEHDGALTLRGRCYEAEWVPYKGIDSLVDDLSQFLEGLPKSEVAAVLPRDVRALVRIFPVLRRIEAIEEAPGREAEIPNQQELRRRAFRALKELLARLGDRRPLVLAIDDLQWGDLDSAALLGELLRPPDPPILLLLGIYRSEYAEASPSLQRLLAGPPEGTADVARRTLEVDPLTEEEARALALEMLGEDTPRQHRLAEEIARESGGIPYFVHELVQYVREGAELVRPGAAEPSISLEEVLRRRLDALPGETRRLLEIISVSGRPLRQGDAYRAAAMPSADVGALTFLRKGHMVRSTGPSDRDSVETYHDRIREAVVAQLAPSERSERHRTLAVALESAGGYDPETLAIHLAEAGERERAGAYYAQAAAAAAETLAFERAANLYRLSLSLRPAAGEEGRKLRTALGDALANAGRGAEAAGVYREAEAQAGPADALELLRRAAYQYCVSGHVREGRAAMRELLGRMGMTLPEKPGAVLVSLLARRARLRLRGLSFRERDERAIPPEVLRESDVTWSASAGLSMIDIIAGASFQTRNLILALRAGEPARIARALAWEAAHSSNDGSPGWKRTRKLLDAADGLARRVGNPHPIAMATMARGVAEFTMGRWAAAVPLLGEAESILRDRCTGVTWELDTAHTFSLWALVYQGKFAEMSGRAAQLAREAEERGDLYVQTNLGTFMQPHARLAADDPEGARAAVRRSLEMWSAEGFHLQDLTALMSDTLIDLYEGRGGAAWNRISGQWVAVKRSQMLRIQVLRIVLRHFRGRSALAAALAAADPRPSIRAALSDARRIAREGIPWAAPMAASLRAGAAALAGDRVSAAALLSAAAAGFDEAGMLSYASAARRRLGEIEKGEEGARMVERADGELRAQGVENPAKMTRMHVTGFPD